The Heterodontus francisci isolate sHetFra1 chromosome 33, sHetFra1.hap1, whole genome shotgun sequence genome has a segment encoding these proteins:
- the LOC137347927 gene encoding protein HEXIM1-like: MGEQLVFQTVGCPSPSGTECPGGRSQILEHPSSAKSVAANNNMDQEPGGRLLVTNRSYSPAENYPPGCGGHQGPAECLPRQPKKRHRRRPSKKKRRWKPYFKLSWEEKKKLDERESVRAAKTRAEMFAKGFTVAPYNTTQFLMEEHNQEEPDLNTGVCPKRASKSDDTSEEEELDEEEQDSGSDGMGGDGSEFLQKDFSETYEKYHAESLQNMTKQELIREYLELEKCLSRLEDENNRLRCRLEGMKTTRGEDAADKQMEEIEHEVEKLKAENQRLEKENELYKQRCLENGE; encoded by the coding sequence ATGGGGGAGCAGTTAGTTTTCCAGACTGTGGGCTGCCCCTCGCCGAGCGGCACAGAGTGTCCAGGTGGCAGATCTCAAATTCTGGAGCATCCCTCATCCGCTAAGAGTGTGGCCGCCAATAATAATATGGACCAGGAGCCTGGCGGGCGGCTGCTGGTAACCAACCGGAGCTACTCACCGGCGGAAAACTACCCCCCGGGCTGTGGGGGCCACCAGGGACCGGCCGAGTGCCTCCCCAGGCAGCCCAAGAAGAGGCACCGGAGGCGGCCGTCCAAGAAGAAGCGGCGCTGGAAGCCCTACTTCAAGCTGTCCTGGGAGGAGAAGAAGAAGCTGGACGAGAGGGAGAGCGTTCGGGCGGCCAAGACGCGGGCCGAGATGTTCGCCAAGGGCTTCACGGTGGCCCCTTACAACACCACTCAGTTCCTGATGGAGGAGCACAACCAAGAGGAGCCCGATTTAAACACCGGAGTCTGTCCCAAGCGAGCCAGCAAGTCGGATGACACCAGCGAGGAGGAAGAGCTGGACGAAGAGGAACAGGACAGTGGCAGCGACGGCATGGGAGGCGATGGCAGCGAATTCCTGCAGAAGGACTTCTCCGAGACTTATGAGAAGTACCACGCCGAAAGTCTACAGAACATGACCAAACAGGAACTGATCAGGGAGTACCTGGAGCTGGAGAAGTGCCTGTCCAGGCTGGAGGACGAGAACAACCGGCTGAGGTGTCGGCTGGAAGGGATGAAAACGACGAGAGGTGAAGATGCTGCAGACAAACAGATGGAAGAGATCGAGCACGAAGTGGAGAAGTTAAAAGCTGAAAACCAGAGACTCGAGAAAGAAAATGAACTGTACAAACAAAGATGTTTAGAAAACGGGGAATAG